The Microbulbifer sp. YPW1 genome contains the following window.
TGGTGCGCATGGGAATATCGCGCATGCTGGGTGACGTCGACGATGTTCAGGTGGTAGGTGAAGCCAAAAGCGGCGAAGAAGCTATCGCTTTTGTGCGGGAAGCTGAGGTCGATGTCATTCTCATGGATGTGAGAATGCCCGGCATGGGAGGCCTTGAGGCTACCCGCAAGCTCATCTCTCGATTCCCTCACGCCAAGGTTATTGCTGTCAGTGCGCTGGACGATGACCTTTTTCCCAGCCGCCTGATTCAGGCCGGAGCCAAGGGCTACGTGACCAAGGGGGCTGACCTGGAAGAAATGGTGCGCGCGATTCATTCAGTGGTCGCTGGTGAGACGTATATCAGCAGTTCCATGGCCACCAAGCTTGCATTGCGCAGTGTCAGTGGTGGCTCGTCGCCGTTTGAGGACCTGTCTGAAAGAGAGCTCCAGACAGCGGTGATGATAGTCAACGGCAACAAGGTGTCGGAAATTGCCGAGACCCTATCCGTCAGCCCGAAAACCGTGAATACTTATCGCTACCGGATTTTCGAGAAGCTGGGACTGCATTCCGATGTGGAGCTGACATTGCTGGCAGTGAAGCATAATGTGCTGGATCCGGAAGAGGCAGTGTAGGGCGCGTAAGCCGTTATCGGTGTAAAATCCGATCTCCTCTACACAGAATTTAAGAAACAGGGGCCAATTGGCCCCTGTTTTGTTGTTGGCACAAGAAACGGCTATGTTCGACAGCAAGCGCTTTCTCACAACGGTGACCCGCAAGCCCGGCGTTTACCAGATGTTTGACGCCCAAGGTAAGGTACTGTACGTCGGTAAAGCGAAAAACCTGCGCAACCGCCTGGGTAGCTATTTTCGGGCCAGCGGTCTCACCGCCAAAACCATGGCGCTGGTGGAAAAGATCGCGGACATCGAGGTAACTGTCACTCGCAGTGAAACCGAAGCTCTGGTGCTGGAGCAGAGCCTGATCAAATCCCAGCGGCCGCCCTACAATGTCATGTTGAAAGATGACAAGGGCTACCCTTATATCTTCCTGTCCAGCAAGGACACTTTTCCCCGTATCGCATTTCACCGTGGCGCCAAGAGAAAGAAGGGGGACTATTTCGGTCCTTTTCCCAATGCCTCATCGGTACGCGATAGCCTGAATTTCCTGCAGAAGACATTTCGAATTCGCTCCTGTGAAGACAGTGTTTTCGCCAATCGCTCGCGGCCATGCCTGCAATATCAGATTGAGCGCTGTACCGCGCCATGCGTCGATTTCATCAGCCCGGAAGACTACCAGGCGGATGTCCGCCACGCGCAGATGTTCCTCGCGGGGAAGAGCGACAGCATCATCCGAGAACTGGCGGAGGAGATGGAGCGCGCTTCAGTGGCGCTGGAGTTTGAAAAGGCCGCGCGCCTGCGCGACCAGATTGTTGCGCTGCGCCGACTGCAAT
Protein-coding sequences here:
- a CDS encoding response regulator, translated to MIKVLVVDDHDLVRMGISRMLGDVDDVQVVGEAKSGEEAIAFVREAEVDVILMDVRMPGMGGLEATRKLISRFPHAKVIAVSALDDDLFPSRLIQAGAKGYVTKGADLEEMVRAIHSVVAGETYISSSMATKLALRSVSGGSSPFEDLSERELQTAVMIVNGNKVSEIAETLSVSPKTVNTYRYRIFEKLGLHSDVELTLLAVKHNVLDPEEAV